A stretch of Besnoitia besnoiti strain Bb-Ger1 chromosome V, whole genome shotgun sequence DNA encodes these proteins:
- a CDS encoding hypothetical protein (encoded by transcript BESB_062340): protein MATRVTNVVSFPLCFAAHSPRLQVTSLRWAHCAGLAQALRSQAHASSAPAGASSAVPVAAVLRAGSRQRSRAVSSTSALLSSRGPRCLSCLVSPCLASCATRSPGCMRSSCSPLVTCLSSSSSATSSATSSASSPTRANQYSFFSQRNLKKHASCYSAAPDGNTGGHSGAAAPVSANRETQRKRREAKELCDAVPFSSNCAVAPSFRSLSFSCSVVASPRALSRCTYTREFSTESETEKNKYGPDAPHPPPGLRWSWWELYVKGVNPEYPPRQRMYAFLTAQGVDVLEMEIREIEDATRWLEMRNVYGEKFPRFPYDVTLDDKVQELREKYPLVDKRDE from the coding sequence ATGGCGACCCGCGTGACCAACGTCGTTTCCTTCCCGCTTTGTTTTGCCGCTCactcgcctcgtctgcaggtCACTTCTCTGCGGTGGGCGCATTGTGCGGGGCTCGCACAAGCTCTCAGGTCTCAGGCGCAtgcctcgtccgcgccggctggtgcttcttccgccgtGCCTGTCGCGGCTGTCCTGCGTGCGGGTAGTCGGCAGAGGTCTCGAGCCGTGAGCAGCACTTCTGCGCTTTTGTCCAGCAGAGGACCCCGTTGCCTTTCTTGCCTCGTTTcgccctgcctcgcctcaTGCGCTACACGCTCTCcgggctgcatgcgttcgTCGTGTTCGCCCCTCGTCACCTgtctttcctcctcctcttccgctaCGTCTTCCGCTacgtcttccgcttcttcgccgaccAGGGCGAACCAATATTCCTTTTTTAGTCAACGTAATCTGAAGAAACACGCGTCTTGCtattctgcggcgccggatGGAAATACCGGGGGCCactcgggcgccgccgcgccagtGTCAGCAAACCGAGAAACGCAGAGGAAAAGGAGGGAGGCTAAAGAATTGTGTGACGCGGTACCCTTCTCGTCAAACTGCGCTGTAGCTCCTTCCTTCCGGTCGCTTTCCTTTTCATGCTcagtcgtcgcctcgcctcgcgcgttgtcgaggtgtacatacacccgaGAATTCAGCACCGAAagcgaaacagagaaaaacaaGTACGGCCCAGACGCGCCTCATCCTCCCCCTGGTCTCCGCTGGTCGTGGTGGGAGCTGTATGTAAAGGGCGTGAATCCGGAGTATCCGCCTCGCCAGCGTATGTACGCATTCCTGACGGCTCAAGGCGTGGACGTGCTCGAGATGGAAATCCGGGAGATTGAGGATGCCACGCGGTGGTTGGAAATGCGAAATGTGTACGGAGAAAAGTTCCCTCGCTTCCCCTACGACGTCACACTTGATGATAAAGTGCAGGAGCTACGGGAAAAATACCCCTTGGTCGACAAGCGGGACGAGTGA
- a CDS encoding hypothetical protein (encoded by transcript BESB_062350): protein MTDVDPVYSEFACQGCSYFVDIKIAALLTSSAFLPDEPSIHASSAVSSGRLPLERCLTEADRTFWTSCGLPALAGWKLSSRRKSQLHAEGALHKSAIPLRIVLPSPRQRSSSHVAATPDARHKDFAVPSVACEGAASSGTGDFEKPTSFDTVVLLEAGSASHGERPALLSMPLETEKTRDAEDASAECGATSGELATDRIRQDSATNAGRKSLHELKTESLRKAFVARHELKIRQKDHLVAVLAAREISRIFATENKLLLLQAQKRSLVHSKLPATKGLAHVDVAALGVGREKRQKQLVAWYYAVLDAAAGCGDDFLTANPGGVRGALIISPEDARARGFGARAALLEVLRCLREEVQAGRSLTYETLAHMIYLLPLDAFTPTLARVILKAVQVLKNPLHQLSNLLRGLRQVHGVVPPELETEVVKLLTSGVSASSGPKAAARKRPTLPLDRV, encoded by the exons ATGACAGATGTCGACCCCGTGTACTCAGAATTCGCATGTCAGGGGTGTTCGTACTTCGTTGATATCAAAATCG cggcgctgctAACATCGTCTGCATTCTTGCCGGATGAACCGTCGATTCATGCTTCCTCTGCTGTGTCGTCCGGACGGCTGCCTTTGGAGCGGTGCCTGACTGAAGCGGATCGCACGTTTTGGACTTCGTGCGGACtgcccgcgctcgccggctggAAGCTGTCATCCAGACGGAAGAgtcagctgcatgcagagggcgcgctgcATAAATCTGCCATCCCGTTGCGGATTGTTTTGCCTTCGCCGAGACAGCGGTCGTCGTCTCACGTCGCCGCCACCCCCGACGCCAGACACAAGGATTTCGCAGTCCCGAGTGTGGCCTGTGAAGGCGCGGCTTCCAGTGGAACCGGGGACTTCGAAAAGCCGACGTCTTTTGATACCGTCGTCTTGCTAGAAGCAGGTTCGGCGTCGCATGGCGAGCGACCCGCGCTGCTCAGCATGCCCCTAGAAACTGAAAaaacgcgcgacgcagaggacgccagcGCTGAATGCGGTGCCACTTCGGGGGAGTTGGCAACCG ACCGAATTAGACAAGACTCCGCGACCAACGCGGGCCGAAAGAGTCTCCACGAGCTAAAAACCGAGTCGCTCCGG AAAGCCTTCGTGGCACGCCACGAACTGAAAATTAGGCAGAAAGACCACCTTGTGGCGGTGTTGGCAGCTCGA GAAATATCTCGTATTTTCGCCACAGAAAACAaactgcttcttcttcaagCCCAGAAAAGGAGTCTCGTCCACTCAAAGCTCCCAGCCACCAAGGGGCTTGCGCACGTTGAC GTGGCCGCACTCGGCGTGGGAAGAGAAAAGCGACAGAAACAGTTGGTGGCATGGTACTACGCGGTTTTGGAtgctgccgccggctgcggagaCGACTTTCTAACAGCAA ATCCAGGTGGCGTGCGGGGTGCGTTGATTATCTCgccagaagacgcgcgcgctcgtGGCTTCGGAGCTCGAGCAGCGTTGCTGGAAGtgctccgctgcctccgcgaggAGGTTCAAGCAGGCCGTAGCTTGACTTACGAGACGCTGGCGCACATGATTTATCTTCTTCCGCTTGACGCCTTCACTCCTACCCTGGCCCGA GTAATTCTCAAGGCCGTCCAAGTCCTCAAGAATCCTCTGCACCAGTTGTCCAACCTCCTTCGCGGTCTTCGCCAAGTGCACGGGGTCGTCCCGCCCGAGCTCGAGACAGAGGTCGTGAAGCTCCTGACCAGCGGAGTCTCAGCTTCTTCGGGTCCTAAAGCGGCAGCCAGGAAGCGCCCGACTCTGCCTCTGGATCGCGTATAG
- a CDS encoding hypothetical protein (encoded by transcript BESB_062320) yields MEESSCAPAAPGLAGEGRLQSLLLGSKKEAFKRDMRTLASDGLYSGTESHASPSARGAFDGEGDRASDCVSSGLQARDSGLYASTYTQIKSDDDMQTEADANRGAQHSSIVAAFEIANKLASYLRELPHQLRHGAAAIQTRTESTAVIVVRRFGGEALFLVVYAILGVAAMIGVTCAVNSKGYFRGAPRGLLHWHSFFAKTLFIGATLGVLTRFLRSSFAYWERRIEAHQAAGSSRQVVENMRQILSFLLALGWLEAWTAAFLLELFGAFSFLAFCLVLPLATLLRAVGRAALFEHLRSHACEFVDCCAPPEEPLDDHTDPCGAAEEDAEEQHRLQHHLRRQAPRAAAAYAGGEAPLGGNLWMKALFAILGGSMSFFGPSELQGKIEAGAYSDDTIPALGSSLLASPSSPLQRRPPPSSLFSSLRRLVRSACQLCWHAVDGFFTFQLCAVLALLFFHFDLARFFCQNAIFFSAACVATSHAAPAIDALLENWRVRLGLEQRLSVPGSSALEGADRDLEAAETVETAHRAAHAYEYPAYSAAAEDELLARGKKAEQPASFFTIPGGSRDADTALTARAAVPDPYTHVVAFEKRDGELRADWRAAEGRDEAEDEDAEAGACSDEMYYCEKTQDANAADLAGKDHPRRDETGCMYTTSSMPNGDEEGNQFADPEEAEDVGGAPSSYSSVGYPSDGEADDREDAKRRMSEHTRAFR; encoded by the exons ATGGAGGAATCGAGTtgtgcgccggcagcgccaggTCTCGCTGGCGAGGGCCGCCTGCaatctcttcttctcgggaGCAAGAAGGAGGCCTTCAAGAGAGACATGCGCACGCTGGCGAGCGACGGCCTGTACTCGGGGACTGAGTCgcacgcctcgccgtccgcccGTGGCGCCttcgacggcgaaggagacagagcctCTGACTGTGTCTCCTCAGGGCTCCAGGCACGAGACAGCGGCCTCTATGCGTCCACATACACCCAGATAAAAAGCGACGACGACATGCAAACCGAAGCAGACGCAaaccgcggcgcgcagcatTCTTCAatcgtcgctgccttcgaGATTGCAAACAAGCTCGCAT CGTACCTCCGCGAACTCCCACACCAGCTCCGccacggcgcggccgcgatcCAGACGCGAACTGAGTCGACGGCTGTGATCGTTGtgcggcgcttcggcggcgaggcccttTTTCTCGTGGTCTATGCGATCCTCG gcgtcgcggcgatGATTGGCGTGACGTGCGCAGTGAACTCAAAGGGCTACTTCcgcggggcgccgcgcggcttgCTGCACTGGCACTCGTTCTTCGCGAAGACGCTCTTCATCGGAGCGACGCTCGGCGTCCTGACGCGGTTCCTGCGATCCAGCTTCGCGTACTGGG AGCGGCGGATCGAGGCGCATCAGGCAGCAGGCTCGTCGCGGCAGGTCGTCGAGAATATGCGTCAGATTCTCTCCTTTCTGCTCGCACTGGGCTGGCTGGAGGCGTGGACGGCGGCGTTCCTGTTGGAGCTGTTTGGCGCCTtcagcttcctcgccttctgcctcgtgctgccgctggcgacgctctTGCGGGCGgtcggccgcgccgcgctcttcgAACACCTGCGCAGCCACGCATGCGAGTTCGTGGACTGCTGTGCCCCCCCAGAGGAGCCTCTCGACGACCACACCGACCCCTGTGGCGCggccgaggaagacgcagaagagcagCACCGCCTCCAGCACCACCTCCGCCGGCAGGctccccgcgccgctgcggcctacgcgggcggagaagcgcctctAGGGGGGAATCTGTGGATGAAAGCCCTCTTCGCGATCCTCGGCGGCTCGATGAGCTTCTTCGGACCCAGCGAAC TGCAAGGAAAAATCGAAGCGGGCGCGTACTCGGATGACAC GATTCCGGCGCTCGGCTCTTCgctcctcgcgtcgccgtcgagcccactccagcgccgcccccctccctcgtcacttttttcctctcttcgccggcttGTGCGGTCCGCGTGTCAGCTCTGCTGGCACGCCGTGGACGGCTTCTTCACGTTCCAGCTGTGCGCGGTGCTCGCGCTCCTCTTTTTCCACTTTgacctcgcgcgcttcttctgccaGAACGCgattttcttctccgcggcgtgcgtcgcgacctcgcacgccgcgccggcgatcGACGCCTTGCTCGAGAActggcgcgtgcggctcGGCCTCGAGCAGCGGCTCTCTGTGCCCGGGTCCAGCGCGCTGGAGGGTGCGGACCGTGacctcgaggccgcggagaccgtGGAGACTGCGCACCGGGCCGCGCACGCCTACGAGTATCCGGCCtactctgcggcagcggaggacgagctcctggcgagaggaaagaaagcaGAGCAGCCCGCATCCTTCTTCACCATCCCGGGGGGCTCGCGCGATGCGGACACCGCACTCACCGCGAGGGCCGCAGTGCCCGACCCCTACACGCATGTGGTGGCGTTTGAGAAACGCGACGGTGAGCTCAGAGCAGAttggcgagcggcggaagggagggacgaagccgaggacgaggacgccgaagcaggcgcgtgcagcgACGAAATGTACTACTGTGAGAAGACTCAGGACGCAAACGCCGCCGACCTCGCCGGCAAGGACCACCCGCGGAGAGATGAAACGGGTTGTATGTACACCACATCCTCCATGCCGAatggcgacgaggagggcaaCCAGTTCGCCGAcccagaagaagcagaagacgtGGGAGGCGCACCCTCCTCGTACTCCTCCGTTGGCTAccccagcgacggcgaagccgaTGATAGGGAAGACGCCAAAAGACGGATGAGCGAGCACACGAGAGCGTTTAGGTGA
- a CDS encoding hypothetical protein (encoded by transcript BESB_062360), which produces MQYVEAAVRIQSAAIQNSSAFQFFARSQWGSRSQRTRSRVLLQVQRPHTVLTSDSATRADEVLVFTLA; this is translated from the coding sequence ATGCAGTACGTTGAAGCTGCCGTCAGAATTCAGAGCGCCGCGATTCAGAACTCGTCAGCTTTCCAGTTCTTCGCTAGGTCCCAGTGGGGGTCGCGCTCCCAGCGTACTCGTAGCCGCGTTCTGCTCCAAgtgcagcggccgcacacGGTCCTCACCTCAGACTCGGCGACGAGAGCTGACGAAGTCCTAGTGTTCACCTTAGCATAG
- a CDS encoding hypothetical protein (encoded by transcript BESB_062330) — protein sequence MAEMQEFEQRSATDVRPGGTRKAEGGIQEAREDEFATGFEDDHGGPPMTALAPTSVTSTVSARRSQASAKGVNAFPINE from the coding sequence ATGGCGGAAATGCAGGAATTCGAACAGCGGAGCGCTACGGACGTGCGGCCAGGAGgcacgaggaaggcggaaggcgggATACAGGAAGCTCGGGAGGATGAATTTGCAACAGGGTTTGAAGATGACCATGGGGGGCCGCCAAtgacggcgctcgcgcctaCGTCAGTGACCTCGACGGTCTCGGCACGCCGGAGCCAAGCAAGCGCCAAGGGTGTTAACGCGTTTCCAATCAATGAGTAG